One Anguilla rostrata isolate EN2019 chromosome 15, ASM1855537v3, whole genome shotgun sequence genomic window, tatttttttaattttttactgcTCTTCAGGAATACGCGGATAACGAGACAGCTGAAGACGCTGATGCCCTGACGCTGGCGCACAGTGCTGCGGCCGACAGAAGCGTGACGAGTGCGCTATCCATGGTGAGCTCACGCCACAAAATCCACACAGGCTGCGAGAGCCTGCATCCTGGAGTGGCAGTGCGGCTTCGCCCTTATTATTAGAAGCACCTGTCACTTCTGGTTAAGTCCGTTTGCTCTGTGAGTTACTGCGTTTGCTGGGGATCTTGGGTAGAGAGTGCACTCTGTGGCCCTGGGACTGTTTGTGCCAGAATGTAATTACTGACAAATAATGGAAGACTTTTCTCAACAATGCatcatatatatttgttttaatgttatttgGGACAGCAGAAATAGGTGTCTGCACTTGTCCGTAAGAATACAAATGGTATGACCAGAGGCAGTGACTAATGAAACCAATTCCAGCAATCAAGACGATTAGTAAGAAAGATTAACTAGCTTCCTGTGTCATTCAATTTTCCCCCGAGCCCCTGGTGCTGTAAGTGGCAGGGCTGCTTAGATGAAGTGCCACAGATTTAAAGCAAGATGGGAACACTGCACACTTTTATCTACAACAATTCAGGCTCTCACAATGGCTAAGATTGTTTTATCCACCAAGGAGTTCTTAGTAGCCAAGGAAAAACAGTTCAGTGACTTCCTTATGACTGCTGTGCCTGTTCACCAAACCATATATTTGGaaattccaaatttggaatgaGAAAACTTTGTAGTAGACTTACTGCATAATACACTTAGTTAACACAATAGATTTTAACCATGGCTTTGGCACTTTTCTCACTTCgcaatgaaaaagttatttttctgaaGAGAAACCAGGACAGGTATTCATTCCCATCTATGGGATTCCTTCTTCATCATTCTGTCTTGGGTGATTGCATTAACatgtttccatagcaaccagtGCCATAGCCTGCCCATCACGCCAtcgtctcccctctctcctcccccaccctcccttttGGCCCCCACCTCGTAttttcctcctgctcctcctcctcttccggCTGCCAGCACACTCCGCCAAGCTCGGAGCGGAAATGGAGCCATCTCAATGTGCCTGACTCGGATGCGGAGACGGTAAGCATCCCACTCTGGGGTGCCCAAATTGTGGGTTATGTGGTAcacgttaaaaaaaacctttccactGACATTTGCTACCCTTGTTTACAGCACATATAATGCACATGTAAGTTATGTTGGACTAATAAGGGGTGGGTCacataagatgtattttttcatttagtggGTCATGGACTTTTAGGAAGTTTTGGGAACCATTGATTtaactcactaactcactcaccaCAGGTCGAGAATTTATTTGTTCATGAAAAAGTAAACCCATCTCCCAAAAgatctttttgtttctgtttcttgttTCAAGTGtgtttctcttctccctctttctaACATGGGTGCACTTTTCCCTTGTAATGCAGAGCAGTCTCAACAGCATGATGAGCATCTACAGTGAGGCCGGTGACCACGGCAATGCCAGCATCAGCGGGGAGATCCTGCTCCACATCACCTATAGCTACCGGACCGGCGTGCTCAACATCCTGGTCAAGGAGTGCCGAAACCTGGCCATCGGGGACAACAGGAAGCAGCGCACGGATCCGTGAGAGCCAACGCCGTCTCAACGCTGTCGCTGACACTTTCCCATTTGCTGTGACACTGTCCTGGGGTTTACTGCCAGCTCTGACATTTCAATAATGATtggctatattttttttttacctaggAGAGACTATTGGAGGCTAGAGAATATAATATTGGCAGTACTAGTTATATTAACACTACTTCTAGTGTATTTGCAATTGCATCGTGGTTCTTGGTTAACATAGATAATCCTACATTGATGCTTTAACGTTGCGTCATGTGTACCATCTCTAGCCTAGGGCACTCTTAGACTAGTCTATATTACTGTGACTCATAGTAAGGagtttctgccaaataaaagtctggtaaatgttctgtaatgagTGTGGGTATTAACAAGCCTGTTGTAAATAGTCATTTGAAAGCTCTTTTTTTATATGGCACAGCTATGTGAAGGTGTACCTTCTACCAGACAAGTCTCGTCACAGCAAGAGGAAAACCAGCATCAAGAGCAACACGATCAGCCCTGTGTTCAATGAGACCCTGAAGGTTAGGCTTGCTTTGAGGCCTGGCTGTGATACTCCTGCAGGGGTCCAGTCATTGCCATGATTTGCTAAAGGACCTACTGACAAATAGTGTGGTGCCAAGCAATAATACCAAGAATATTAATCTCATCACTCTCTGCAAACCTTTAATTTTTAGCAGGGATAATTTGAATCAGTTTATCATTGCAAGCCCTCACATGCCCTTCCTGCCCATGATTATATTACAATATTGCAGTCTTTCATTTGAGGAGGGGCAGTGCTTTAAGGTTTATTACTTCCATTTCCACAAGAGTGACCACATGAGTCCGATCattataaatgtacaaaatgagaATATGGAAACCCAGGGATACTAGCATATACTATAAGGGGCATTTGGCCTTCCTCAGCAGCAGCACTAACCAATGAAActtcagcacacacaaaagctgTCTGCGTTTCATGATCTCTTTGCCACAGATTCTATATATCAACCAGATACTAATCTCCTTGTTCCTAATATGCTGTATATTGCAGTAGTCTCCCTACCACTGAAGCCAAAAATGTTCTAATTTGTTGAGTCTGTTGAAAGTCTGTTGAGAGGCAGGGAAATTTCAGCTCTGTGCCAGCGGATGTTTGGCGGTGCGGTACGGCGGTGGAAACCCCTCTGAGCCCGTGTCTGTCCTCAGTACGTAATCAGCCGATGCCAGTTGGAGACCCGCACCCTGCAGCTGTCTGTCTGGCACTCCGACCGCTTCGGCCGCAACTGCTTCCTGGGTGAGGCAGAGGTGCCCTTTGACTCCTGGGACTTTGAGTCCCAGGTTGAGGAGTGGTTCTCCCTACAGCCAAAGGTATGGACCTGCTCAAAATACCgttcaatataaaataacaatgtaCAGTATGACACATTAGATCACAATACGATACTTTGCAATATAATACAGTacaacacacatttatttacccCTCTAGGGATAATTAAATTCTGAGCAGGATGTGGGAGTACAGTTGCATTCACAATAACTTCATAAAATTAGTACATATTATTCTGATTCAGTTATACGTATCAGCAATGTTGTTCAGCAGCCTGATTATATATTTGAGTTATAATATTATGCTTCACTGTTCTCTTGGGGAATTTTAATTATAATCGATCTTTATTAGTTTACTTCAGGGATACCAATTTCCTGAagctaattaatcaaattattaaaattgaTGATGACAGTTCTTAGTTTATTAGCATTGAAATCCCCAAGGGGGGGTAATgtatatgcattatatataaagtgtatataaaatgtgttcattgaATATAATTctttctgtgtgctgtatggAGCAGGTGGTCAGAGCTGTGGACCCCGTTCTGCAGTACAAGGGTGAGCTGACTGTGGTACTGAGGTACATTCCTGCTGAGAAGAACCTCATGCTGCCTCTGGACCAGGTCCAAGGTACCGTGCAGTAgccggggctgctgggaaattgAGTCTCCATATGAGACACACTGCCAGTATTGACTCTGACACAAACTACCACCACAGATGTACCTGGGGTGAGGTGGGTTTTAAGTTGGCTAGGTTACTGCTAAATTAGGTGTCATCAGTGAGTGCTACACCCCTCCTCTTATTGCTGTCTTCAGTAGTACCTTGTGGCCTGTGGGGTGAAAATATTCACTGACTCAAATTAATGGTACATCAAATTTAAGATTCAATAGAAATTCAAgagaaatatcatttttttaagtacagcATACAGTTGATGTACAGTTCATATAGTATTATATAGTGTAGAAGTAACAGGTACATAACTATGTGGTTTTACATTGTCCTTCTGGGTCATCTCGCTcttgaaagaaaagaaaagctttcTGAAAGGAAAGAAGAAGAGCTTCAAGTTGCCCAAAGGGGGGATGGTGGAGCTGCTTGTCAGAGAGGCCAAGAACCTGACTGCTGTGAAGTTTGGGGGGACGTCTGACACATTTGTAAAAGGGTAAGACGGTACACTTCAGGAGCCATTGCACAGTGCTCTCTATCGGTTTTGGGTGGTAGTATGCAGCTGGTGTTATAGAAAGGCGGCTTGTGACCAAAATTTTGGAATGATTTCAATCAGTTGGGGCATGGCTATATTACTGCAGTAAGCCAGgtgcatttttgtttaattttgcacTGTTGTTTAACATTGCATGAAATTGGTTGAGTGCAGTACATTGCACGCaatacatttccttttcatcaatttaggccttggaaagcAGATGTGTGAACTCTCTAGCTAATTagtgtttaaaattaaacacactTAAGTGCTGAagcacaccaaaaaccagcagacagacTCTGCTAGAGTTTGAAATCCCTGGTTAAGGAGATTTGAAGAGGAACAGGAGTGTTATTCCCTGAGGTTACAGAAGTGAAATATTACTCATGATTCCTGAGATAATTTGAGGAGTGTTAATTCTCAAGATTGTCTCTCAACCACAGCTACCTCCTCCCGGACAACAACAAATCCACGAAGCACAAGACCGCGGTGGTGAGGAAGACTGTGAATCCGCAGTGGAACCACACTTTCACCTACTGCGGCTTGCAGCCCGGAGACCTCAACAACGTCTGCCTGGAGCTCACCGTCTGGGACAAGGAGTCCCTCTCTAGCAACGTCTTCCTGGGGGGCATTCGGCTTGGTGCTGGAACTGGTAAGGAAGTCTGGCCAAGGGGGGGTTgccagttcagttcagtcagATTGCTTTAAGTAGGTACCAATAAGGGGGTTTATTTGTCCTGCTGTACTTCTAGTTTAGGCATCTCAGCAACATGACTTTACCTACCTTATAGTTGCATtatatttaggcatttagctgatgctaTTATCCAGAGAAACAAACATTtgcaatgcatttatacagctagatattaGACTGAAGTGACTCAAATACCCTGCCCACAACAGCAATGCTCCACCTGGGAATTAACCCTGCAACCCCTGTTACAGTCCCCTAACCACAATACTACACTACCACCAGTTATCACACCACACAATGATAGTTTACCCAAAGACTTCTCCAAATGTATTGCACAGTATGTGCACATAACCAGCTTGCTGCCCATTTCCTCATTCCAGTGAGACAGTTAGGGAAAGTGCGGCATTATGGGACACAGCGTTCAGGGAACAGGAAGCTGTAGCCCTGCACACAGCATGAGTATCTGTTCCTctgacctccccccccagggCAGAGCTACGGGAAAGATGTGGACTGGATGGACTCCTACGGGGAGGAGCGGCGGCTATGGCAACGCATGGTTGACAACCCGGAGGTCCCTCATGAGTGCACCCTGATGCTGAGGTCCAGCATGGAGAAGCACAACCCGTGAGAGAGAAAGCCCCGAGCTGTGATCATCGTTTCCCCGATGCACATGGAGTACGGACACGTAGCCCTTCCTAGCTCCGCCCGCTAAAATGTGAAACACGTTAATGTTCCAGTCAGGACCACGCACTGATTCACTGTGACAACACAAAaagattatatttaaaaacaagcacagatgCCACAGTGCTTTCATTTCCGCCCTAGGCACAATGTAGTCTGCAGGTATACATTCAATCACTGGTGCAGTGTGTCATCTCATCAGGTGTTTGcttttgcaatgtttttctGATCAGtagaatgggaaaaaataaaataaaataaaatagaaaaccGTCTCCTCGGGACTTCAGTAACTGTATAAATGTTACATCCAGAATGTTTACTGTGAGTTAAGTTGAAATGCAGCACAAGGTACAAAGGACCCGTGTCTATGAGTATGAGTGCCATGTACTCCAACAGCCCCTAATGGCTTCTTAGGCTGGAAAATAGATAGACTGACAAATGAGACGCATTTTCTGGCTGTAGAGTTGTTctacaaaaaatgtttctataaaAAATATTCCAGTCTGTTTGTagtctgtttgtttgcctgcTGGAGGATTCTTTGAAGGCTGAGTCTGTATTCATCATGTCAAACTTccatataaatgtttcatttatatagaaaatattatttttagagGTGCATGTTGATTAAGCACATGACAAAACATACTGATGTGTTTTTCAGAGGTGCTTATGGGAGTTGTAGTTACACAGTACATATAGTTTATAttgcacaagcacaagcatcCTCCCTTTAACCCCACTGAAGTTCATTATCCCCCCCCTGCTCACCTGCTCTTTTTTTCTACATATATTTCAGCCTCTGATACTTAACTTTGTATGGTTACTTACTTAGTTTACTTCATAACCTAAGGAGCCATCTACTGTAACAAAGATTACAATATACATAAAGATGTGTACAAGTTCTAGTACATAGGGCAGACCCCACAGGTAAATACGATCCCATCCCCTATCATATATTCAAATTTCCATTTCCTTCCAAACACTGGGAAAAGTTCTGTAGCATTGCCATTCCTGTATTTCTGCTTCTCATCCATCCGGTATTGTCCTCTTTCAAGGGCATGCTTTAGTCATCTTATCTGAAATTTTGGTCTGAATGTACGAGGGACAACATGGCAcagtgtgaaatgtaaatgccGTGCTGTACTTTTCAAATATGAGTTCTATTAAACTATGTGGCATAAGGGTAAGTGCATTGAGATGGCAATGGGGAGGCTAACAGCCGCTGTTGTGACATCCAGAGTACTGTACGTGGGGTAATTAGGCCTAAAAAGATGACCAACGACTGAAATGAAAGTTATGTGCAATATTCTGCTTCT contains:
- the LOC135240484 gene encoding synaptotagmin-like protein 5 isoform X1 produces the protein MDKTPEALNLSFLLDHEREMILNVLQKDDKLRKLEEKRVRKLKNELQDIKHSGAQHLPEASERQCGRCQKSLGLIFDRGELCEECGQRVCEACCVSPAAGRWRCSVCAKILQLKVVTGEWFLEERSKRFSPGSILSSDVVKQSILYCPPGDGKADNGTIRSDEQERVDTPQSSRSAPQSSRSTPQNAPDMAKRKGVDLDKRNSRPALRVGSDWDSRARTGSAPDLGAHSACRRSSTPQSCRGHYAAMETSELPTVPNSLRSKTIGRSSSPSKHSTDLGCSRRVRNWVHSLEHSWPDGAESTAGSHGSDGILNSMVTMHCKTESGTPAIAVSKDSLASDRRQPEVDLGGPGAGGPGAGPSDGTLSLRCRSVPGELNDGEYADNETAEDADALTLAHSAAADRSVTSALSMHTPPSSERKWSHLNVPDSDAETSSLNSMMSIYSEAGDHGNASISGEILLHITYSYRTGVLNILVKECRNLAIGDNRKQRTDPYVKVYLLPDKSRHSKRKTSIKSNTISPVFNETLKYVISRCQLETRTLQLSVWHSDRFGRNCFLGEAEVPFDSWDFESQVEEWFSLQPKQVVRAVDPVLQYKGELTVVLRYIPAEKNLMLPLDQVQEKKSFLKGKKKSFKLPKGGMVELLVREAKNLTAVKFGGTSDTFVKGYLLPDNNKSTKHKTAVVRKTVNPQWNHTFTYCGLQPGDLNNVCLELTVWDKESLSSNVFLGGIRLGAGTGQSYGKDVDWMDSYGEERRLWQRMVDNPEVPHECTLMLRSSMEKHNP
- the LOC135240484 gene encoding synaptotagmin-like protein 5 isoform X4, encoding MDKTPEALNLSFLLDHEREMILNVLQKDDKLRKLEEKRVRKLKNELQDIKHSGAQHLPEASERQCGRCQKSLGLIFDRGELCEECGQRVCEACCVSPAAGRWRCSVCAKILQLKVVTGEWFLEERSKRFSPGSILSSDVVKQSILYCPPGDGKADNGTIRSDEQERVDTPQSSRSAPQSSRSTPQNAPDMAKRKGVDLDKRNSRPALRVGSDWDSRARTGSAPDLGAHSACRRSSTPQSCRGHYAAMETSELPTVPNSLRSKTIGRSSSPSKHSTDLGCSRRPDGAESTAGSHGSDGILNSMVTMHCKTESGTPAIAVSKDSLASDRRQPEVDLGGPGAGGPGAGPSDGTLSLRCRSVPGELNDGEYADNETAEDADALTLAHSAAADRSVTSALSMHTPPSSERKWSHLNVPDSDAETSSLNSMMSIYSEAGDHGNASISGEILLHITYSYRTGVLNILVKECRNLAIGDNRKQRTDPYVKVYLLPDKSRHSKRKTSIKSNTISPVFNETLKYVISRCQLETRTLQLSVWHSDRFGRNCFLGEAEVPFDSWDFESQVEEWFSLQPKQVVRAVDPVLQYKGELTVVLRYIPAEKNLMLPLDQVQEKKSFLKGKKKSFKLPKGGMVELLVREAKNLTAVKFGGTSDTFVKGYLLPDNNKSTKHKTAVVRKTVNPQWNHTFTYCGLQPGDLNNVCLELTVWDKESLSSNVFLGGIRLGAGTGQSYGKDVDWMDSYGEERRLWQRMVDNPEVPHECTLMLRSSMEKHNP
- the LOC135240484 gene encoding synaptotagmin-like protein 5 isoform X2 encodes the protein MDKTPEALNLSFLLDHEREMILNVLQKDDKLRKLEEKRVRKLKNELQDIKHSGAQHLPEASERQCGRCQKSLGLIFDRGELCEECGQRVCEACCVSPAAGRWRCSVCAKILQLKVVTGEWFLEERSKRFSPGSILSSDVVKQSILYCPPGDGKADNGTIRSDEQERVDTPQSSRSAPQSSRSTPQNAPDMAKRKGVDLDKRNSRPALRVGSDWDSRARTGSAPDLGAHSACRRSSTPQSCRGHYAAMETSELPTVPNSLRSKTIGRSSSPSKHSTDLGCSRRVRNWVHSLEHSWPDGAESTAGSHGSDGILNSMVTMHCKTESGTPAIAVSKDSLASDRRQPEVDLGGPGAGGPGAGPSDGTLSLRCRSVPGELNDGEYADNETAEDADALTLAHSAAADRSVTSALSMHTPPSSERKWSHLNVPDSDAETSSLNSMMSIYSEAGDHGNASISGEILLHITYSYRTGVLNILVKECRNLAIGDNRKQRTDPYVKVYLLPDKSRHSKRKTSIKSNTISPVFNETLKYVISRCQLETRTLQLSVWHSDRFGRNCFLGEAEVPFDSWDFESQVEEWFSLQPKVVRAVDPVLQYKGELTVVLRYIPAEKNLMLPLDQVQEKKSFLKGKKKSFKLPKGGMVELLVREAKNLTAVKFGGTSDTFVKGYLLPDNNKSTKHKTAVVRKTVNPQWNHTFTYCGLQPGDLNNVCLELTVWDKESLSSNVFLGGIRLGAGTGQSYGKDVDWMDSYGEERRLWQRMVDNPEVPHECTLMLRSSMEKHNP
- the LOC135240484 gene encoding synaptotagmin-like protein 5 isoform X3, encoding MDKTPEALNLSFLLDHEREMILNVLQKDDKLRKLEEKRVRKLKNELQDIKHSGAQHLPEASERQCGRCQKSLGLIFDRGELCEECGQRVCEACCVSPAAGRWRCSVCAKILQLKVVTGEWFLEERSKRFSPGSILSSDVVKQSILYCPPGDGKADNGTIRSDEQERVDTPQSSRSAPQSSRSTPQNAPDMAKRKGVDLDKRNSRPALRVGSDWDSRARTGSAPDLGAHSACRRSSTPQSCRGHYAAMETSELPTVPNSLRSKTIGRSSSPSKHSTDLGCSRRVRNWPDGAESTAGSHGSDGILNSMVTMHCKTESGTPAIAVSKDSLASDRRQPEVDLGGPGAGGPGAGPSDGTLSLRCRSVPGELNDGEYADNETAEDADALTLAHSAAADRSVTSALSMHTPPSSERKWSHLNVPDSDAETSSLNSMMSIYSEAGDHGNASISGEILLHITYSYRTGVLNILVKECRNLAIGDNRKQRTDPYVKVYLLPDKSRHSKRKTSIKSNTISPVFNETLKYVISRCQLETRTLQLSVWHSDRFGRNCFLGEAEVPFDSWDFESQVEEWFSLQPKQVVRAVDPVLQYKGELTVVLRYIPAEKNLMLPLDQVQEKKSFLKGKKKSFKLPKGGMVELLVREAKNLTAVKFGGTSDTFVKGYLLPDNNKSTKHKTAVVRKTVNPQWNHTFTYCGLQPGDLNNVCLELTVWDKESLSSNVFLGGIRLGAGTGQSYGKDVDWMDSYGEERRLWQRMVDNPEVPHECTLMLRSSMEKHNP